A section of the Archocentrus centrarchus isolate MPI-CPG fArcCen1 chromosome 20, fArcCen1, whole genome shotgun sequence genome encodes:
- the zdhhc23b gene encoding palmitoyltransferase ZDHHC23-B, translated as MKRRAKKLLEEEEETLCCCEYVNRHGQRSHVAACCCDCEDMDEACDRFLKREPQKPESLSQVTAVVADRIRVPWLWGGARKVDLSIIPPLILLPALLHLAALHFLIGVVVLTALPGLVLWYYYFTHRKKGRTLFFLSLALFSLGYMYYLFITEVFPRGDVGQLQLAVVSVGVVLTLLALFHTKRDPGILRPNEESVHSKVTYYSPPADRNPSLNGGRQDVTMTIANRTGLSEQVEEELKESKRKNWCQVCRLVRPPRAGHCRICGVCVLRLDHHCVWINSCVGQANHRSFLLTLVLFLLTSLYGISLVLQSVCPRQNLLIALLYCPGVYNQYSTALCFTCAWYSSIVTGGLLHLLMVQIINVSYNVTEREARIALREKTARSAYWGLIVDTGVYSRGFRSNWSEFMNMGDKVIPPSLTDLV; from the exons ATGAAGAGGCGAGCCAAGAAgttgctggaggaggaggaggagacctTGTGCTGCTGCGAATACGTGAACAGACACGGACAGCGCAGCCATGTAGCAGCCTGCTGCTGTGACTGTGAGGACATGGATGAAGCCTGTGACAG GTTTCTGAAGAGGGAACCTCAGAAGCCCGAATCCCTGTCACAGGTGACTGCAGTCGTCGCAGATCGGATTCGTGTGCCCTGGCTGTGGGGTGGAGCTCGAAAGGTGGACCTGTCCATCATCCCTCCTCTTATTCTCCTTCCTGCCCTGCTGCACCTCGCTGCTCTCCACTTCCTGATCGGTGTGGTGGTTCTGACTGCTCTGCCGGGCTTGGTGCTGTGGTACTACTATTTCACCCACCGTAAGAAAGGACGAACGCTCTTCTTCCTCAGCCTGGCCCTCTTCTCCTTGGGGTACATGTACTACTTATTCATCACAGAGGTGTTTCCGCGTGGGGATGTTGGCCAGCTTCAGCTAGCGGTGGTAAGCGTGGGGGTCGTCCTCACCCTGCTAGCTCTCTTCCATACCAAGAGAGATCCTGGCATCCTGCGACCAAACGAAGAGTCCGTTCACAGCAAGGTGACGTATTACAGCCCCCCGGCAGACAGAAACCCTTCCCTCAATGGGGGGAGACAGGATGTGACGATGACTATAGCCAACCGGACTGGGTTGTCAGAGCAAGTGGAAGAGGAACTGAAGGAAAGTAAACGAAAGAACTGGTGTCAGGTGTGCAGATTGGTGCGGCCCCCCAGGGCGGGACACTGTCGCATCTGTGGTGTCTGCGTGCTGCGTCTCGACCACCACTGTGTCTG GATAAACAGCTGTGTGGGGCAGGCCAATCACCGCAGCTTTCTGCTCACGCTCGTCCTCTTCCTGTTGACGTCCCTGTACGGAATCAGCCTGGTCCTGCAGAGTGTGTGTCCGCGACAAAATCTCCTCATTGCCTTACTCTACTGCCCGGGAGTCTACAACCAATACAG CACTGCTCTTTGTTTCACCTGTGCGTGGTACAGCAGTATCGTGACCGGCGGGCTGCTTCACCTGCTGATGGTGCAGATCATCAACGTCAGCTACAATGTGACTGAGCGTGAGGCCCGCATTGCCCTGCGAGAGAAAACTGCTCGCAGTGCCTACTGGGGACTCATCGTGGACACTGGCGTCTATTCCCGAGGTTTCCGCAGCAACTGGTCTGAGTTCATGAACATGGGAGACAAAGTGATTCCCCCCTCTCTCACAGACTTGGTGTAA